A portion of the Pelodiscus sinensis isolate JC-2024 chromosome 20, ASM4963464v1, whole genome shotgun sequence genome contains these proteins:
- the LOC142819138 gene encoding uncharacterized protein LOC142819138 produces MPTLAPDTGPGLPGLWGRGQQTPGWDPGQGTGIPSQLQIWPHPSPGARPESLACLLSWRCRDSRHVGPGRFPRQGSHPDLFLPPVCTHKHVRSPRHTRAHACSRTCFPVHAHSHVHPHRDTVCVSAHTQAPSPSAFLGSCCTEPHTHAPQFAHSRPAFLGAAHPCALGPSWRQPTGSHAARDPVHTCVFSLARPGTCAAHSLAPWGICPSLCTPSGSLATARRANSSSSCGSGPLALVLSQTFLPPPAPPEPAAQTPPKARSRATASGRGTSSRPHPFRGGSWAPGLFLPCEQFPVLSRGFPPPPPPAEPQTLGSRSKGGGPG; encoded by the coding sequence ATGCCCACCCTTGCCCCAGACACCGGGCCAGGGCTACccgggctgtggggaagggggcagcaaaCGCCTGGGTGGGACCCAGGCCAGGGGACTGGAATTCCTTCCCAGCTCCAGATCTGGCCACATCCCTCCCCTGGCGCAAGGCCTGAGTCTCTGGCCTGCCTGCTTTCCTGGCGTTGCCGAGACAGCCGCCATGTGGGGCCGGGCCGTTTCCCCAGGCAGGGCTCGCACCCAGACCTGTTCCTGCCACCCGTGTGCACGCACAAGCACGTGCGCTCTCCCAGGCACACTCGTGCACACGCCTGCTCACGCACATGCTTTCCCGTGCACGCGCATTCACACGTTCATCCTCACAGGGACACGGTGTGCGTCAGTGCACACACACAGGCACCATCACCCAGCGCTTTCCTTGGCTCCTGTTGTACAGAGcctcacacacacgcaccccaGTTTGCGCACTCACGCCCGGCCTTTCTGGGGGCTGCACACCCGTGTGCTCTGGGCCCATCGTGGCGACAGCCCACCGGCTCGCACGCTGCTCGTGACCCCGTGCACACGTGCGTCTTCTCACTGGCACGCCCCGGCACATGCGCTGCGCACAGCCTGGCGCCCTGGGGAATCTGCCCCTCCCTGTGCACCCCGTCTGGGAGCCTGGCCACAGCCCGGCGCGCGAATTCCTCCAGCAGCTGCGGCTCCGGCCCTTTGGCCCTCGTCCTATCACAGACATTCCTGCCTCCTCCAGCTCCCCCGGAGCCGGCTGCGCAGACGCCTCCCaaagcccggagcagagccacGGCCTCGGGCCGGGGAACCTCCTCACGGCCCCATCCCTTCCGGGGTGGCTCATGGGCCCCAGGCCTGTTCCTCCCCTGTGAACAATTCCCTGTGCTTAGccggggcttccccccccccccccccccggcagagccgCAGACGCTGGGCAGCAGGTCAAAAGGTGGGGGCCCAGGCTGA